The Rubripirellula reticaptiva DNA segment TAACCACGCAAGCCGTCCTCCCGTGCATGTCATGGTTCGCCACGTACTCATCACGACATACACCAAGTGGGCCAGATCAAAGAGTCGCTGCTGGACAAATGTTTGGGCACTGCGTACTCAAGGTATGCGCGAAGCAAGTTCGCCACAACAATGATCGCGAGAATCATCGCTGCAACCAACAACATGGCACGGGCCCACCGGCCGCGCAACGAGAGCATTGCTGAATAAAGTGATGCAATTGTTGCAAGAACGCAAACGAGGACTCCCAGCGACGCGGCTAATGCAATCGGCGGCTTGCTCGTGCTACTGACGTCGGGAATCGATTTAACGGTCATGGTAGCAACCACGATTGCATTGCCAACGAAGAACACGGCAATGAGCAAGCAGATCGCAGCTGGGAGAAATCTCCAACGCGAAAGCGCGCCGGGTAAGTCAGACGAAACGTTAGTCGGAGCGAAAGGATTCATTCAATCAGTTGGCGAACGGTACGGATCACCGAGCGGCGGGAGCACGGCAACCATTTGGAAAAACTGTCCACCGCCGCTTCGTGTGCATCCGATGGTTACCCGCAATTCTAACCGCGATGGGTCAGTGTATGCGACAAATCACCCAATCTTGGATCACGACTTCGACCGGGTGCTCGATGTCCCATGAAGTGTTGAAGTACAGCCTAAGCTGCGTTGGGTACTCGGTGTCTTCGTCAGCATTCAGGTGCAAATCCGGTTTGCCAAACATCGATCGCAACCTTCGTTTCTTGGGCGAGAATGGAAGTCGACGATCCAATTCATCGGTTTCGTACCGCTCCAATACATCAGTCTTATAGTAGTTTTCAAGCGCGGCTTCGATTTGGTCACGCAAATTGTGGTCATACGTGAGTATTGAAACAATACGATTTGTAACCGAGGGAGAAAGATCGGCGACAGTTGTAGAGAAACTTACTTCGAGGGTGTCGCCCCAAAACGTAACTGGTGGTTCGCCTTTCCATGAATAGTGAACAACGCGTCGTTCCTCTGGCGTGCCGCGATCAATGAAAAGAGGCGATGTCTGACGAACAAAACAGAACTCACCCAACGACACATTGGCGAAACGGTCGCTCGCCTGAAAACGCGCGGCCTTATCCGCAATGAGCTTGATCGCTCGCCGACGTTCAAGATATGAGCTTATGAAAGATAGCATTCAGTCAGTCGGGTAACGTTTAGGATCACCGGGCGGCGGGAGTTCGGCAACCACTTGTAAAAATCAACCACCGCCGCTCCGTGTGCATCCGTTGGTTATCGCTTTTATCAGAGCCATTTGCTCAGGTCGCACGGCAAACACAGTCTAACACCAAGACCGAGGTCAAGTCTTTAAGGTGAAGCGGGTTTGGCCGCGTGAGTTCTGGCGGAAGCCGTGAGCGTGGATGCGTGATCGAGTCGATCGCCGAATGGAATGACAAAGGTATCGTTGCAAGCACACGACCGACGCTGAAGCGGAGTGATCAAAAGCGTTGGGTCAGAACAGCCTTCGGCCCCTTGGGTGACAGCAACCATCAAAAAGATGAGCCATCGCCGCTGGCGAAACCTTCGCGGGTCAAAACTAAGGTGCGATAACGACCGGGATCACCGGGTGGGGACGGAAAAGGTAGCCATCAGGAAACGCGTGCAAGCCCCACTCCGGTGAATCCCATGGTTATCCATATCGTTCAGTCCAGAATGGTTCAGTGCGATACCAGCACGAAGGATCCCG contains these protein-coding regions:
- a CDS encoding DUF6985 domain-containing protein; protein product: MLSFISSYLERRRAIKLIADKAARFQASDRFANVSLGEFCFVRQTSPLFIDRGTPEERRVVHYSWKGEPPVTFWGDTLEVSFSTTVADLSPSVTNRIVSILTYDHNLRDQIEAALENYYKTDVLERYETDELDRRLPFSPKKRRLRSMFGKPDLHLNADEDTEYPTQLRLYFNTSWDIEHPVEVVIQDWVICRIH